A single region of the Syngnathus acus chromosome 6, fSynAcu1.2, whole genome shotgun sequence genome encodes:
- the myo9ab gene encoding unconventional myosin-IXAb isoform X5: MSLQDGSCSYASSANMATASGSMRRRLEDQEFSLRVYPGSLAEGTIYCPVSARKNTTAAEAIECLIERLRLERTKCYVLAEVKEFGGEEWILNPGDCPVQRMMLWPRSALENRGGLGSGDDYRFLLREKNLDGSIHYGGSLQMWLRVTQERRRMVERGFLPQPAGSDPPTDLCALSKLTEHALLESLRARFRQEKIYTYVGSILIVVNPFQFLPIYNPKYVKLYDNHTLGKLEPHIYAVADVAYHAMLQRRHNQCIVISGESGSGKTQSTNFLIHHLTALSQKGFASGVEQIILGAGPVLEAFGNAKTAHNNNSSRFGKFIQVNYQASGTVRGAYVEKYLLEKSRLVYQEHNERNYHVFYYLLAGASEEERKSFHLLQPEEYHYLNQMTKKTHKLRWDNYSDSELQDCFSVEGEDLKHDFERLQLAMEMVGFLPATRKQIFSLLSAILHLGNIRYKKKTYRDDSIDICNPEVLPFVSELLEVKEEMLLEALTTRKTITVGERLIVPYKLAEAGTVRDSMAKSLYSALFDWIVFRANHALLNNKDLEDKSKIFSIGVLDIFGFEDYENNSFEQFCINFANERLQHYFNQHIFKLEQEEYRAEGISWHTIDYIDNSSCINLISKKPTALFHLLDEECNFPQASNQTLLDKFKRQHEGNSYIEFPAVMEPAFIITHYAGKVKYGVKDFREKNTDHMRPDVVALLKSSKNAFICGLMGIDPVATFRWAVLRAYFRALVAFREAGRRYKKTGHDSAVPCAAVKTVDSFSFLHHPVHQRSLEILQRCKDEKYSITRKNPRSPLADLQGANTLNEKAGRDGFGAGCNGRGPRSGRLSSAGSLTALGEDGIFVNSSNSKLLERAQGILLRNRNCKVKPSLPKHLLDVKSLRHLSSVTLHDRITKSLLHLHKKKKPPSISAQFQASLTKLMETLNQSEPYFVKCIRSNAEKLPLRFNDSLVLRQLRYTGMLETVRIRQSGYSVKYTFQDFVRHFHVLLPRGTTATKSGVREFFRQIHLMPAGYQVGNTTVFLREAERQRLQTLLHQEVLRRIVTLQHRFRAVLERNNFVRMKLAARVIQRWWRCCLVRESAMDLRLEERAVVCLQTAWRRCRQRRTFLRWRSSAVAIQRSWRTRRRQRTAAAVAIQAAWRGFAERKRYCETCRTVMLLQTMARGYLARLRFRELKQQHEAAAPIIQRPDDDLTSEQDHVENLSGEPAEDNRSRGADEASHKTRAKRESRRMRELEQAQFSLELLKVRTGNVDTPPRGELEPDSATCRPEDHRRHSPLGSLDSFEALAAEDTETESSGAFTSCSTAPRERLTSDPVRDSNHNEKPETASPLRTESPRATFYIASDQSPVREPTRESPSKSSKDRRESTFRKPIVVLISMQKESPLEEGSSVVQSPDRTSECREPQASSQQTHISGLEVASTVEEERTLQSTFEEGDSSMVPSSATFEASPEVPGLCSSEVDIKITLEAKAGFSPTVRPGQREKKTVSRGQGAASPLLDTKPPKAQKKNSAQTVIVNMTEKPTNTAPPRRKLPFSKSDKDLVTQGRSLSMFKDDSRTREQQVGRPGPKKKARMSRTRSDFLTRCNSEGATRSDDDDDEYYVPAHSRTPPPSPCPPRTRPKADCHSDSEMDSHKDPQKIHKTLSSGDLGKAEVLRKTSSQDGRMRGKMRFWSKSKHGRKKVSSRGESAAETPGKRGKKTSCILHQLILFFRPPEAPSPPLSPDLKAASPPRGLRDSKENKEPSPKMRRRRSLKISSVALEPAQWQNDALHILSSAHDYRTMNDFLLKKIADLESENGKKDTMVDVVFKKALKEFRINIFNSYSTALAMDDGRSIRYKDLHALFEHILEKSMRLEQRDWNESPVKVWVNTFKVFLDEFMTEYKPMEGTIGRAAKRERKKSRKKDTDIVEEHNGHIFKSTQYSIPTYCEYCSSLIWMMDRACVCKLCRYACHRKCCSKMATKCSKKYDPELSPRQFGVELSRLTGEERNVPQLVEKLINYIEMHGLYTEGIYRKSGSTNKIKELRQGLDTDVSSVILDDYNIHVIASVLKQWLRDLPSPLMTFELYEEFLRAMGQADKQEVIRGVYSVIDQLSRTHLSTLERLIFHLVRIALQEDTNRMSANALAIVFAPCVLRCPDTIDPLQSVQDISKTTACVELIINEQMSKYRARLKDINSLEFAESKAKSRLSHVRRSMKPVLIAVRFMSIAHTATPSKSRVRQSGAHTQSPPLSPRTGPPAADSESAGVAGEEAAEGTLSEQQQLAMQQEERILTEQIESLQKEKEELTYEMLILEPRASDDDTPESEASIGTADSSENITMETEGATGEQPESGAYGSRKWEMKCRRPLRRHPDSVDSADSADSTSVVSCFNQPPSDSPSPHYRFRSSSSGPLLASYSPGGAGNASESGRRPGKGRPSHRLRLSRSSPRETSGGHRREPEFGSAPQQLVLYGSNEFMV; this comes from the exons ATGAGCTTACAAGATGGCAGCTGCAGCTACGCCAGCAGCGCCAACATGGCCACCGCCAGCGGCAGCATGCGGCGGCGCCTGGAGGACCAGGAGTTCAGCCTTCGCGTCTACCCGGGCTCCCTGGCCGAGGGCACCATCTACTGCCCCGTCAGCGCCCGCAAGAACACCACAGCGGCCGAGGCCATCGAGTGCCTCATCGAGCGGCTGCGCCTGGAGCGCACCAAATGCTACGTGCTGGCCGAGGTGAAGGAGTTTGGCGGCGAGGAGTGGATCCTCAACCCCGGCGACTGCCCCGTACAGCGCATGATGCTGTGGCCCAGGAGCGCCTTGGAGAACCGCGGCGGGCTGGGCAGCGGCGACGATTACCGCTTCCTCCTGCGCGAAAAGAACCTGGACGGTTCCATCCACTACGGCGGCAGCCTCCAGATGTGGCTGCGGGTGACGCAGGAGCGCCGCCGCATGGTAGAGCGCGGCTTCCTCCCCCAACCGGCGGGGAGCGACCCCCCGACGGATTTGTGCGCCCTCTCCAAACTGACGGAGCACGCCCTCTTGGAGAGCCTGCGGGCACGTTTCCGCCAAGAGAAGATCTACACCTACGTGGGGAGTATCCTCATTGTGGTCAACCCCTTCCAGTTCCTGCCCATCTACAACCCCAAGTACGTCAAGCTCTACGACAATCACACGCTGGGCAAGCTGGAGCCGCACATCTACGCCGTGGCCGACGTGGCCTACCACGCCATGCTGCAGCGCCGCCACAACCAGTGCATCGTCATCTCGGGCGAGAGCGGCTCTGGCAAGACGCAGAGCACCAACTTTCTCATTCACCACCTGACCGCCCTCAGCCAGAAGGGCTTCGCTAGCGGCGTGGAGCAGATCATCCTGGGGGCGGGGCCCGTGCTGGAG GCTTTTGGCAACGCCAAGACGGCCCACAACAACAACTCCAGCCGCTTTGGAAAGTTCATCCAGGTCAACTACCAAGCCAGCGGCACTGTTAGAGG GGCCTATGTGGAGAAGTACCTGTTGGAGAAATCTCGCCTGGTCTACCAGGAGCATAATGAAAG gaacTACCACGTCTTTTACTACCTGCTGGCTGGAGCCAgcgaggaggagaggaaatCCTTCCACCTGCTCCAACCTGAGGAATACCACTACCTCAACCAG ATGACAAAGAAAACGCACAAACTCCGCTGGGACAATTACTCTGACAGCGAGCTG CAGGACTGCTTCAGCGTGGAGGGCGAGGACTTGAAACACGACTTTGAGCGTCTGCAGCTGGCGATGGAGATGGTCGGCTTCCTTCCCGCCACACGCAAACA GATTTTCTCGCTGCTGTCGGCCATCCTCCACCTGGGCAACATCCGTTACAAGAAGAAGACCTACAGGGACGACTCCATCGACATCTGCAACCCAGAGGTCCTTCCCTTCGTCTCGGAGCTGTTGGAG GTGAAAGAGGAGATGCTGCTGGAGGCGCTGACCACCAGGAAAACCATCACCGTTGGCGAGAGGCTCATCGTGCCCTACAAACTTGCTGAG GCGGGCACGGTGAGGGACTCCATGGCCAAATCGCTGTACAGCGCTCTCTTTGACTGGATCGTGTTCCGGGCCAATCACGCTCTGCTCAACAACAAGGACCTGGAGGACAAGTCAAAG ATCTTCTCCATCGGCGTGTTGGACATCTTTGGATTTGAGGACTACGAGAACAACAGCTTTGAGCAATTCTGTATCAACTTTGCCAACGAGCGTTTGCAGCATTACTTCAACCAGCACATCTTCAAGCTGGAGCAG GAGGAGTACCGAGCCGAGGGCATCAGCTGGCACACCATCGACTACATCGACAACAGCAGCTGCATTAACCTCATCAGCAAGAAACCCACGGCGCTCTTCCACCTGCTGGACGAGGAGTGCAA CTTCCCTCAGGCGTCCAATCAGACCTTGCTGGACAAGTTCAAGCGTCAGCATGAGGGAAACAGCTACATCGAGTTCCCCGCCGTCATGGAGCCCGCTTTCATCATCACGCACTACGCCGGCAAAGTCAAGTACGGAGTTAAG GACTTCCGGGAGAAGAACACGGACCACATGCGTCCCGACGTGGTGGCCTTGCTGAAGAGCAGCAAAAACGCCTTCATCTGCGGCCTGATGGGAATCGACCCGGTGGCCACATTCCGCTGGGCCGTTTTGCGCGCCTACTTCCGGGCCCTGGTGGCTTTCAGGGAGGCCGGACGCCGATACAAGAAGACAG GTCACGATTCCGCCGTCCCCTGCGCCGCCGTCAAAACCGTGGACAGTTTCAGTTTCCTTCATCACCCGGTTCACCAGAGGAGCCTTGAGATCCTTCAAAGGTGCAAGGATGAGAAATACA GCATCACCAGGAAGAACCCTCGCTCTCCGCTGGCAGATCTTCAAGGCGCCAACACCCTGAATGAGAAAGCCGGGCG GGATGGCTTCGGCGCCGGCTGCAATGGGCGCGGGCCGAGGTCGGGACGCCTGTCGTCGGCGGGGAGCCTGACGGCCCTGGGAGAGGACGGCATCTTCGTCAACTCGTCCAACAGCAAACTCCTGGAACGAGCTCAGGGAATCTTACT AAGAAACAGAAACTGCAAAGTCAAGCCCAGCCTGCCCAAG CACTTGTTGGACGTAAAATCTCTGCGTCACCTGAGCAGCGTGACGCTCCACGATCGCATCACCAAGTCGTTGCTTCACTtgcacaagaagaagaaaccgCCCAGCATCAGCGCTCAGTTCCAG GCTTCCCTCACTAAACTGATGGAGACGCTCAACCAATCGGAGCCGTACTTTGTCAAGTGCATCCGCTCCAATGCTGAgaag CTGCCGTTGCGCTTTAATGACAGCTTAGTGCTGAGGCAGCTGCGCTACACGGGGATGCTGGAAACCGTCCGGATCCGACAATCGGGCTACAGCGTCAAGTACACCTTCCAG GATTTCGTGCGTCACTTTCACGTGCTGCTGCCTCGAGGCACAACTGCAACCAAGTCGGGCGTCAGGGAGTTCTTCAGGCAGATCCATCTGATGCCGGCCGGCTACCAAGTGGGCAACACCACG GTGTTCCTGCGGGAGGCGGAGCGTCAACGTCTTCAGACGCTCCTGCACCAGGAAGTTCTGCGGCGCATCGTCACGCTGCAGCATCGCTTCCGAGCCGTCCTGGAGAGGAACAACTTTGTCAGGATGAAGCTGGCTGCACGTGTCATCCAA CGCTGGTGGCGATGCTGCCTCGTTCGAGAGTCCGCCATGGATCTGAGGCTGGAGGAGCGAGCGGTGGTGTGCCTCCAAACAGCCTGGAGGCGCTGCAGGCAGCGCCGGACATTCCTGCGGTGGCGCAGCTCGGCCGTGGCCATCCAGAGGAGCTGGAGGACGCGCCGGCGCCAAAGGACGGCGGCGGCTGTCGCCATCCAGGCGGCTTGGAGGGGATTCGCTGAGAGGAAACGCTACTGTGAGACCTGCAGGACTGTGATGCTGCTGCAGACCATGGCGAGGGGTTACCTGGCTCGCCTAAG ATTCCGAGAACTGAAGCAGCAGCACGAAGCGGCGGCGCCCATCATTCAAAGACCCGACGACGACCTCACCTCGGAACAGGATCACGTGGAGAACCTCTCCGGGGAACCGGCGGAAGACAATCGAAGTCGGGGCGCGGACGAGGCCAGCCACAAGACTCGAGCCAAGCGAGAGAGCAGGCGCATGAGAGAGCTGGAGCAGGCACAATTCAGCTTGGAGCTTCTCAAGGTTCGCACCGGAAATGTCGACACGCCTCCTCGAGGAGAGTTGGAACCAGACAGCGCCACCTGTCGCCCGGAGGACCATCGCAGACATTCGCCTCTCGGGTCTCTTGATAGCTTTGAGGCGCTCGCTGCCGAGGACACAGAGACCGAAAGTTCGGGAGCTTTCACGTCCTGTTCGACCGCGCCTCGAGAACGTTTGACTTCAGATCCAGTGAGAGATTCAAACCACAACGAAAAGCCCGAGACAGCGTCACCGCTCAGGACCGAGAGCCCGAGGGCGACGTTTTACATCGCTTCGGACCAAAGTCCGGTCCGAGAACCGACACGCGAAAGCCCCAGCAAGTCTTCCAAAGACAGAAGGGAGTCCACGTTTCGAAAGCCCATCGTGGTCTTGATCAGTATGCAAAAAGAGAGTCCTCTGGAAGAGGGGTCGTCGGTAGTCCAAAGTCCAGACAGAACTTCTGAATGCAGAGAACCGCAAGCCAGTTCCCAACAGACACACATATCGGGTTTGGAGGTAGCATCTACTGTTGAAGAAGAAAGAACTCTACAGTCCACTTTTGAGGAAGGCGATTCCTCCATGGTTCCGTCTTCAGCCACTTTTGAGGCAAGCCCAGAAGTTCCTGGCCTTTGCTCCTCAGAAGTGGACATCAAGATCACCCTGGAGGCCAAAGCCGGCTTTTCTCCCACCGTCCGCCCGGGTCAGCGGGAGAAGAAAACGGTCTCGCGTGGGCAGGGAGCCGCCAGCCCGCTCCTTGACACCAAGCCACCCAAAGCCCAGAAGAAGAACTCGGCTCAGACCGTCATTGTCAACATGACGGAGAAGCCCACCAACACGGCGCCACCCAGACGCAAGCTTCCGTTCTCCAA GTCCGATAAGGATTTGGTGACCCAGGGAAGATCTTTGTCCATGTTCAAAGATGATTCCAGGACCAGAGAG CAGCAGGTGGGGCGGCCGGGCCCCAAAAAGAAAGCACGCATGTCCCGGACGCGCTCCGACTTCCTCACGCGCTGTAACTCGGAAGGAGCCACGCGCTCggacgacgatgatgacgagtACTACGTCCCCGCCCACTCCCGCacgccgcccccctccccgtgCCCCCCACGCACTCGCCCCAAGGCCGACTGTCACAGTGACTCCGAGATG GATTCCCACAAAGACCCACAGAAGATCCATAAGACCTTGTCATCGGGAGATTTGGGCAAAGCGGAGGTGCTGAGGAAAACCTCCAGTCAGGATGGAAG AATGAGAGGGAAGATGCGATTCTGGAGTAAAAGTAAACACGGCAGGAAAAAAGTGTCCAGCAGGGGCGAAAGTGCTGCTGAGACACCCGGTAAGAGaggtaaaaaaacaagctgcaTCTTACATcagctgattttattttttcgtcCGCCAGAGGCCCCGTCGCCTCCTCTCAGTCCCGACCTGAAGGCAGCGTCGCCGCCACGGGGCTTGCGGGACAGCAAGGAGAACAAGGAGCCGTCTCCCAagatgcggcggcggcgcagcCTGAAGATCAGCAGCGTGGCTCTGGAACCCGCCCAGTGGCAGAATGACGCGCTGCACATCCTCAGCTCGGCTCACGACTACCGCACCATGAACGACTTCCTGCTCAAGAAG ATCGCCGACCTGGAGAGTGAAAACGGCAAGAAGGACACCATGGTGGATGTGGTCTTCAAGAAAGCCCTGAAGGAGTTCCGCATCAACATCTTCAACTCGTATTCCACCGCCCTGGCT ATGGACGACGGGAGGAGTATTCGCTACAAGGACCTGCACGCCCTCTTTGAGCACATCCTGGAGAAGAGCATGCGGCTGGAGCAACGCGACTGGAACGAGTCGCCGGTCAAGGTGTGGGTCAACACCTTCAAGGTCTTCCTGGACGAGTTCATGACCGAGTACAAGCCCATGGAGGGGACAATCGGCAGG GCCGCCAAACGAGAGCGCAAGAAGTCGCGCAAGAAGGACACTGACATT GTTGAGGAGCACAACGGCCACATCTTCAAGTCGACGCAGTACAGCATCCCCACGTACTGCGAGTACTGCTCGTCGCTCATCTGGATGATGGACCGAGCCTGCGTTTGCAAAC TCTGCCGCTACGCCTGCCACAGGAAGTGCTGCTCCAAGATGGCCACCAAGTGCAGCAAGAAG TACGATCCGGAGCTGTCGCCTCGTCAGTTTGGCGTGGAGCTCTCCAGGCTGACCGGCGAGGAGCGCAACGTCCCCCAACTGGTGGAGAAGCTCATCAACTACATCGAGATGCACGGCCTCTACACGGAGGGCATCTACAGGAAGTCGGGCTCCACCAATAAAATCAAGGAACTGCGCCAGGGGCTGGACACCG ACGTGAGCAGCGTGATCTTGGACGATTACAACATCCACGTCATCGCCAGCGTGCTCAAGCAGTGGCTCCGCGACCTGCCCAGCCCGCTCATGACATTTGAGCTCTACGAGGAGTTCCTCCGAGCCATGG GTCAAGCCGACAAGCAGGAGGTGATCCGAGGTGTGTACTCGGTCATCGACCAGCTGAGCCGCACACACCTAAGCACGTTGGAACGCCTCATCTTCCACCTGGTCAG GATTGCGCTGCAGGAGGACACCAACAGGATGTCGGCCAACGCGCTGGCCATCGTCTTCGCCCCGTGCGTCCTGCGCTGCCCCGACACCATCGACCCCCTGCAGAGCGTCCAAGACATCAGCAAGACCACAGC GTGTGTGGAGCTGATCATCAATGAGCAGATGAGCAAGTACAGAGCGCGTCTGAAGGACATCAACAGTCTGGAGTTCGCCGAGAGCAAAGCCAAGAGCCGACTGAGCCACGTCAGGAGGTCCATG AAACCTGTACTAATCGCTGTTAGGTTTATGAGCATAGCCCACACTGCCACCCCG AGTAAGAGCCGCGTTCGGCAAAGCGGCGCCCACACGCAGTCTCCGCCACTCAGCCCCAGGACGGGCCCCCCGGCGGCGGACAGCGAAAGCGCGGGAGTGGCCGGCGAGGAAGCGGCCGAGGGCACGCTGagcgagcagcagcagctcgccATGCAGCAAGAGGAACGGATCCTCACCGAGCAGATTGAGAGTCTGCAGAAAGAAAA gGAGGAGCTGACATATGAGATGTTGATCCTGGAACCGCGAGCGTCCGACGACGACACTCCAGAATCGGAAGCGTCCATCGGCACGGCCGACAGCTCCGAGAACATCACCATGGAAACGGAGGGTGCCACAGGGGAGCAGCCCG AATCGGGCGCTTATGGCTCCCGAAAATGGGAGATGAAGTGCAGGCGACCTTTGCGTCGCCATCccgactcggtggactcggccGACTCGGCCGACTCGACCTCCGTTGTCTCCTGCTTCAATCAGCCGCCGTCGGACTCGCCTTCCCCTCACTACCGCTTCCGCTCGTCGTCGTCGGGACCCCTGCTGGCCTCCTACAGCCCGGGAGGGGCGGGAAACGCGTCCGAGTCAGGGCGGCGGCCCGGGAAAGGCCGCCCCAGCCACAGGCTTCGCCTGAGCCGCAGCTCGCCGAGGGAGACGTCGGGTGGACACCGCAGGGAGCCCGAGTTCGGCTCGGCGCCGCAGCAGCTGGTTCTGTACGGCAGTAACGAGTTCATGGTGTGA